A stretch of the Malus sylvestris chromosome 10, drMalSylv7.2, whole genome shotgun sequence genome encodes the following:
- the LOC126585725 gene encoding 2-oxoglutarate-dependent dioxygenase 19-like isoform X3: MAATVTSVNASEPKVASIKTLADSDALTSVPSEYAYIMDPNDKGDANDPEHSIPIIDFALLTSASPDERAQMIQKLGKACQEWGFFQVMNHGVPESLMKQMIDACQRFFELPEEEKKEFHTKNLLDPIKCGTSFNVAIDKVRLWRDYLKVIAHPKFNSLYKPAGYSEVSLEFSKRTRAVATEILNGISESLGLEADYITKAMNWDRGCQILAANYYPACPQPDLAIGIPPHTDHGLVTLLIQNDMCGLEVKHNDQWVLVNAAPGAFIVNIGDQMQILTNDKYKSIWHRATVNNTATRISIAVPHGPALDTPAVPIPELLEKEGEKAKYIGMTYEKFMELQASPAAYMMPCLDHLRVKDN; encoded by the exons ATGGCAGCTACAGTGACTTCAGTGAATGCATCTGAACCCAAGGTAGCAAGCATCAAAACCTTAGCCGACTCAGATGCTCTCACTTCTGTACCTTCCGAGTACGCCTACATCATGGATCCCAACGATAAGGGAGATGCAAACGACCCTGAACACTCAATCCCCATCATTGACTTTGCTCTTCTCACCTCTGCCTCCCCAGATGAACGGGCACAAATGATCCAGAAGCTAGGAAAAGCTTGCCAAGAATGGGGCTTCTTTCAG GTGATGAACCATGGTGTACCAGAGAGCCTGATGAAACAAATGATCGACGCGTGCCAAAGATTTTTTGAGCTAccggaggaggagaagaaggagtTCCATACAAAGAACCTGTTGGACCCAATCAAGTGCGGCACCAGCTTCAACGTCGCAATTGACAAAGTTCGTCTCTGGAGGGATTATCTCAAGGTCATCGCACACCCCAAATTCAACTCACTCTACAAACCTGCTGGGTACAGTGAAGTTTCATTGGAGTTCAGTAAAAGAACCCGTGCAGTGGCAACCGAAATATTGAATGGAATATCGGAGAGTTTGGGACTGGAGGCCGATTACATTACCAAGGCCATGAACTGGGATCGGGGCTGCCAAATTCTTGCAGCGAACTACTACCCGGCTTGCCCACAGCCCGACCTGGCAATCGGTATTCCTCCTCATACAGATCATGGACTGGTGACGCTCCTGATTCAAAATGATATGTGTGGCCTTGAAGTCAAGCACAATGATCAGTGGGTCTTGGTGAATGCCGCCCCGGGTGCTTTTATTGTTAACATTGGTGATCAAATGCAAATTCTAACAAACGACAAGTACAAGAGCATATGGCATCGAGCAACTGTGAACAACACAGCTACTAGGATATCGATCGCCGTACCACATGGACCGGCACTCGACACGCCCGCTGTACCGATCCCGGAGTTGCTAGAAAAGGAAGGTGAAAAAGCGAAGTACATTGGAATGACGTATGAGAAATTCATGGAACTTCAGGCAAGCCCCGCTGCCTACATGATGCCTTGCTTGGATCACCTGCGGGTCAAGGACAATTGA